From Rhodopirellula bahusiensis, one genomic window encodes:
- a CDS encoding S9 family peptidase, whose product MRAKPFRAEWLLDSSGYLVRELDEETGKAIRVVYDAASGKQRIADGNEQVGVSNHLLSPDGTKRLQKDGRSWNVLDLQSGEKRKLTAESMQPDVSYQDISWSPDGQRVLFVESDSSEVRLRNVLVPDDPSYPSVQQNQFARVGTKIPKLRVGVVDVIGDDAGSITWLAIEFPEDGGYLGEVSWPENSAEVLVERLSRFRDKREVLLAKVGGPVFPIFEETNEAWAVGSHGINSGIQWLDGGKRFLFLSEKDGWRQAFTITGDGKMIQLLTPGEYDIIDRAAPGDVVDEANGWYYFYASPENGTQRYLHRVPLDGSGTLERITPGDQPGWHEYQFSPDRKWAFHTYSTLNTPPVVDLVTIPEHRSIRTLEENSELRARADEVIARPAEFIQLQITKDVTVDASMIKPRDFDETKRYPVFVYVYGEPYLQTVLDRWGAAQVDFHRTIADLGYIVVSIDNRGTPSPKGAAWRRSIFGSLGPLSTEEQAAAIQELARTRSYVDLSRVGIWGWSGGGSNTLNALFRKPDVYQLGIAVVPKPQPHLYNAWFQEIYMRTPEVNADGYARSAPLGFADGLKGKLLIVTGSGETNTHIQIIEGLVDRLIELGKPFDYMVYPNRDHGLREGKGTEVHVRMLITRYLLENLPPGPMPTSSSPQ is encoded by the coding sequence ATGCGTGCCAAGCCCTTCCGAGCGGAATGGTTGTTGGACAGTTCGGGCTATCTAGTACGCGAATTGGATGAGGAAACGGGAAAGGCGATTCGAGTTGTCTACGATGCCGCCTCAGGCAAGCAACGCATCGCCGACGGAAATGAACAAGTCGGCGTTTCCAATCATCTACTGTCACCGGATGGTACAAAGCGCTTGCAAAAAGACGGCCGAAGTTGGAATGTGCTCGACCTGCAGTCCGGCGAGAAGCGAAAACTGACTGCAGAGTCCATGCAACCTGATGTGTCATACCAGGACATCAGTTGGAGTCCTGACGGACAGCGAGTTTTGTTCGTCGAATCGGACTCGAGTGAGGTTCGCTTGCGGAACGTGCTGGTTCCCGATGACCCCTCGTATCCCAGCGTGCAGCAGAATCAATTCGCTCGCGTGGGGACAAAGATCCCGAAGCTGCGAGTGGGGGTGGTCGATGTGATCGGTGATGACGCCGGTTCCATCACTTGGCTGGCAATCGAATTCCCTGAGGACGGTGGCTACCTCGGCGAAGTCTCCTGGCCGGAGAATTCGGCCGAAGTCTTGGTGGAACGACTCAGTCGCTTTCGTGACAAACGCGAGGTTTTGCTGGCGAAGGTTGGCGGACCCGTGTTTCCCATTTTCGAAGAAACAAATGAGGCTTGGGCTGTCGGAAGTCACGGGATCAATTCGGGGATCCAATGGCTCGATGGAGGCAAGCGGTTTCTCTTCTTGAGCGAAAAGGATGGATGGCGTCAGGCTTTCACGATCACAGGTGATGGAAAGATGATTCAGCTCCTGACACCTGGCGAATACGACATCATCGATCGTGCGGCACCGGGCGATGTCGTCGATGAAGCAAACGGTTGGTACTACTTCTATGCGTCGCCTGAAAACGGCACGCAACGGTATCTGCACCGCGTTCCTCTGGATGGATCAGGAACTCTGGAACGAATCACTCCGGGTGACCAACCCGGTTGGCATGAGTATCAGTTTTCTCCTGACCGGAAGTGGGCGTTTCACACATATTCGACGTTGAACACGCCGCCGGTTGTGGATTTGGTCACCATACCGGAACACCGCTCGATTCGGACGCTGGAGGAAAACAGCGAACTGCGGGCAAGGGCTGATGAGGTCATTGCCCGTCCGGCGGAGTTCATTCAACTACAAATTACAAAAGACGTGACCGTCGACGCGAGCATGATCAAACCTCGCGACTTTGATGAGACGAAACGCTACCCCGTGTTCGTTTACGTCTATGGGGAACCCTACTTGCAGACGGTGCTCGATCGTTGGGGTGCCGCTCAAGTTGACTTTCATCGCACGATCGCTGACCTGGGATACATTGTCGTGTCGATCGACAACCGTGGCACACCCTCGCCCAAGGGTGCCGCCTGGCGAAGAAGCATCTTCGGCAGCCTCGGTCCTTTGTCGACTGAGGAGCAGGCGGCCGCCATACAAGAACTGGCACGCACTCGTTCCTACGTGGATCTTTCGCGCGTTGGAATTTGGGGTTGGAGCGGTGGTGGATCAAATACGCTCAACGCGTTGTTTCGCAAACCCGATGTGTATCAGCTCGGGATTGCGGTTGTTCCCAAGCCGCAACCGCATCTCTACAACGCTTGGTTCCAAGAGATCTACATGCGTACTCCGGAGGTGAATGCTGACGGATACGCTCGTTCTGCTCCACTGGGATTTGCAGACGGGCTGAAAGGCAAGCTGTTGATTGTCACCGGATCAGGCGAAACCAACACGCACATTCAAATCATCGAAGGTTTGGTCGATCGGTTGATCGAACTGGGCAAGCCTTTCGACTACATGGTGTACCCAAACCGCGACCACGGACTTCGCGAAGGAAAAGGCACGGAGGTGCACGTTCGAATGCTCATCACCCGCTACCTGCTAGAGAATCTTCCGCCGGGGCCGATGCCAACGTCATCGAGTCCGCAATAG
- a CDS encoding lactoylglutathione lyase family protein, protein MTYPRTFSHIGLSVTDLDAAVKFYTETLGWYVIMPPTEIVADESAIGVMCNDVFGEGWERFRIAHLSTGDKIGVEIFEFKNAEKPKDNFEYWKTGVFHFCVQDPDVEGLAKRIVANGGKQRMPVREYFPGEKPYRMVYCEDPFGNIIEIYSHSYELTYSAGAYQGDAN, encoded by the coding sequence ATGACCTATCCCCGCACATTTTCCCACATCGGTCTTTCGGTGACTGACTTGGATGCAGCCGTTAAGTTTTATACCGAGACACTGGGTTGGTACGTCATCATGCCACCGACCGAAATCGTTGCGGATGAGTCTGCGATTGGGGTGATGTGCAACGACGTCTTCGGCGAAGGATGGGAACGGTTCCGAATCGCTCACCTGTCCACCGGTGACAAGATCGGCGTTGAGATCTTCGAGTTCAAGAATGCCGAGAAGCCCAAAGACAATTTCGAATATTGGAAGACGGGCGTCTTTCACTTCTGCGTCCAAGACCCGGATGTGGAGGGACTCGCCAAACGCATCGTTGCCAATGGTGGCAAGCAAAGGATGCCTGTCCGTGAATATTTCCCGGGCGAGAAACCCTACCGGATGGTCTACTGTGAAGACCCCTTCGGCAACATCATCGAAATCTACTCGCACAGCTACGAACTGACCTACTCGGCTGGCGCGTACCAAGGCGATGCAAACTAA